Proteins encoded in a region of the Paramagnetospirillum magneticum AMB-1 genome:
- a CDS encoding DNA polymerase IV, translating to MGTYGDHMAAVCRDCGALGVGEAPLCPACGSSRRVRHPELADLTIAHIDCDAFYASVEKRDNPALADKPVIVGHPGGRGVVTTACYVARKFGPRSAMPMFKALELCPHAVVIPPNIAKYKQVSAQIRALFEKATPLVEPLSLDEAYLDLSPGVRLVDRPAAVLLARLARAIRLQVGITVSVGLSYNKFLAKMASDLNKPEGFSVIGREEAEAFLAPRPVTALFGIGAATAARMADQGITTIAQLQALPETEFVARWGKFGRRLAGMVHGIDHRPVNPDRPAKSVSTETTFARDIRDAKALTEALPPLAEGVARRLERVNLAGRTVVLKLKTADFKVITRHLRLPDPTGRAETIVRAGLALLERQMDGRAFRLLGIGVTDLCPAEEADPPDLFG from the coding sequence ATGGGAACATATGGTGATCATATGGCGGCGGTGTGCCGGGATTGCGGCGCCCTTGGCGTCGGGGAGGCCCCCTTGTGCCCGGCCTGCGGCTCCTCCCGCCGGGTGCGTCATCCCGAGCTGGCCGATCTGACCATCGCCCATATCGATTGCGATGCCTTTTACGCTTCGGTGGAGAAGCGGGACAATCCGGCCCTGGCCGACAAGCCGGTGATCGTCGGCCATCCCGGCGGGCGCGGCGTGGTAACCACCGCCTGCTACGTGGCCCGCAAGTTCGGCCCCCGCTCGGCCATGCCCATGTTCAAGGCGCTGGAACTGTGTCCCCACGCCGTGGTCATTCCCCCCAATATCGCCAAATACAAGCAGGTCAGCGCCCAGATCCGCGCCCTGTTCGAGAAGGCCACCCCCCTGGTCGAGCCCCTGTCCCTGGACGAGGCCTATCTCGATCTGTCGCCGGGGGTGCGGCTGGTGGACCGGCCGGCGGCGGTGCTGCTGGCCCGGCTGGCCCGCGCCATTCGGCTGCAGGTGGGAATCACGGTCTCGGTGGGCCTCAGCTACAACAAGTTCCTGGCCAAGATGGCCTCGGACCTGAACAAGCCGGAGGGCTTCTCGGTGATCGGCCGCGAGGAGGCGGAGGCGTTTCTGGCGCCCCGTCCGGTGACCGCCCTGTTCGGCATCGGGGCGGCGACGGCGGCGCGCATGGCCGATCAGGGCATTACCACCATCGCCCAGCTTCAAGCTTTGCCGGAAACCGAGTTCGTGGCGCGTTGGGGCAAGTTCGGCCGGCGCCTAGCGGGGATGGTGCACGGTATCGACCATCGGCCGGTCAATCCCGACCGCCCGGCCAAGAGTGTTTCCACCGAAACCACCTTCGCCCGCGACATTCGTGACGCCAAGGCCCTGACCGAGGCGCTGCCGCCCCTGGCCGAGGGTGTCGCCCGCAGGCTGGAGCGGGTAAATCTGGCGGGGCGCACCGTGGTACTGAAGCTCAAGACCGCCGATTTCAAGGTGATCACCCGCCACCTCAGGCTACCCGACCCCACCGGCAGGGCCGAGACTATCGTCCGCGCCGGGCTTGCGCTGCTGGAGCGCCAGATGGACGGCCGGGCCTTCCGCCTGCTGGGCATCGGGGTGACCGATCTCTGCCCGGCCGAGGAGGCCGACCCGCCGGATCTGTTCGGTTAG
- a CDS encoding alpha/beta hydrolase, producing the protein MMAILGRGWGVAIAALVLMAAALPAGAETVTEEFKIASKWPDQNLYIRNKHPAALYDVRPEKTVLFLHGATYPAHSSFDMAVDGQSWMDWMAAKGYDVYSLDIRGYGKSGHPPEMSQPPEANPPVVDTAEAVDDVSRAVDFILSRRNSQRIVLVGWSWGATLAGAYANSSQDKVERLVLYAPQWLRDVTPPTDAELARVPAWRQVDPREARDIWLKAVPEAKREGVLSKAVFADWLKATIASDAEPVVPNTVRAPNGVVLDTMRFWASAKPRWNPERLSVPALVIQGEWDAEAPPAMGMKLFNRLTGSPFKRYVMVGEATHAALIEKNRKQLYQAVTEFLESPAPQR; encoded by the coding sequence ATGATGGCGATTCTGGGACGGGGATGGGGGGTGGCCATTGCGGCCTTGGTGTTGATGGCCGCCGCGCTGCCCGCCGGGGCCGAGACGGTGACCGAGGAATTCAAGATCGCCAGCAAATGGCCCGATCAGAACCTCTACATCCGCAACAAACATCCGGCAGCGCTCTACGACGTGCGGCCGGAAAAGACCGTGCTGTTCCTTCACGGTGCCACCTACCCCGCCCATTCCTCCTTCGACATGGCCGTGGACGGCCAGAGCTGGATGGATTGGATGGCCGCCAAGGGCTACGACGTCTATAGCCTGGACATCCGCGGCTATGGCAAGTCCGGGCACCCGCCCGAGATGAGCCAGCCGCCGGAAGCCAATCCCCCCGTGGTGGACACGGCCGAGGCCGTGGACGACGTCTCCCGCGCCGTGGACTTCATCTTGTCGCGGCGCAATTCCCAGCGGATCGTTCTGGTGGGCTGGTCGTGGGGCGCCACCCTGGCCGGCGCCTATGCCAATTCGTCCCAGGACAAGGTCGAGCGCCTGGTGCTCTATGCGCCGCAATGGCTGCGCGACGTGACGCCGCCCACCGATGCGGAACTGGCCCGCGTTCCCGCGTGGCGGCAGGTGGACCCCCGCGAAGCCCGCGACATCTGGCTGAAGGCGGTGCCCGAGGCCAAGCGCGAAGGCGTGCTGTCCAAGGCGGTGTTCGCCGACTGGCTGAAGGCCACCATCGCCAGCGATGCCGAGCCGGTCGTTCCCAACACGGTCCGGGCGCCAAACGGGGTCGTGCTGGACACCATGCGCTTCTGGGCTTCGGCCAAGCCGCGCTGGAACCCCGAACGCCTTTCGGTCCCGGCCCTGGTAATTCAGGGCGAGTGGGACGCCGAGGCTCCGCCCGCCATGGGCATGAAGCTGTTCAACCGGCTGACCGGCTCGCCCTTCAAGCGCTACGTCATGGTTGGCGAAGCCACCCATGCGGCCCTGATCGAGAAGAACCGCAAGCAGCTCTATCAGGCGGTGACCGAATTCCTGGAGTCTCCGGCGCCGCAACGGTAA